The genomic interval TGCAACCGAGCAGCACAGACCCTGTGTCTGCTCTGTCCAGAGCATATCTGCACAGATCCTTGTGTGTGgatgactgcatgcgcattgGTTGGCAGGTGTGTCTACGTTGCTTCCGAGACGAGTTCACACAAATACCATTTTGATCGATTGTTTTCTGCATTGCGCCGCGGTTTCCTGAGGTTGTGCAGTGACGGCGCTGCACAACCTGTCATGTctccgactgcatgcagaaaatgCTGCGTGCGTTCCAGTCACACTTGCGGATACCGAATAGCGACGAGGCTCTTGAGGCGCTGGGTGCTTCCCTTCTGAGCTTCGCCGTCGCTGGCCAGAGCGACAGCCTTTGCTGTGAAGTCTCGGGTGCCTTGGcacttgcatgcagggaAGGAAACGCTCCCAGGGCCTCCCAGacctcttcgctgcctcaCACACTCTCTGAAAAGCCGACGCCTACCACGAATGGCCTCCCAGACGTACAAGCGAATCAGCagacctctctcttcttttccataGACAAATTgattcatatacatatatatatgttcacGATTATGTAGGCGTTGTAGTAGTTCTCACGCGCAACTCACACAGATCCACGTatctcgcgcatgcaccccACTTGTAGTCTGTAAAGCCTCTGTACAGCTCGTCACTTGTATCTGTACTTCTGCCTCCTCACCAATCTAACCGTTTAGAGTTACATCTATAaacatgtttatatatacatatatatatacatatatgcatttatatacacatatacatatatatatatatacaatatatatatatatatatatatatatatatgtatatatatatatatgtctggGCATGCATTTgcaactgaagaagaaagtatTTTCCGCCTTCTTTGGCGTTTTCGCGAGACCTGTTGAACGGGATTTGACAGAGGGGGGGGCTGCACCAGAGCGAAGAACAACTTCCGGTTCCTGCCCGGCGCAGAGCGCAGCTGGAGCCTCGCAAGTCGCGATCGCGAACTGcggggaaacgagaaaacagggaagcgaagagcgaagccACAGGGGGAAGGCTGTgcaaatgaagaagccaGAAGCAACGCCGGCGCTGAGAATCCACGAGATCCACTGGAGACACGAAGGAGCCGTTACACAgtcgccgctgcatgcattgatGCATGcctggatgcatgcagagactctCTGTGAGGCAGCAGAGATCGAGTGccttctgtcgtttctttttGTTGGGCCGCGCTTGAAAGGCTGCTTCGCAGAGGCGCACTGGCGGCAAAGACTTCTTCAATTCAGCGAAACTTCTCTGGTGTCTTCACCTCTCGCACAGAAGAATAGAGATCATCCTGAGCAAGCAGACGCGCATGTATTTACGACGGAAGTTCGAAAGACAGCCAGAAGACCTTCGACTCCCTCTCCGTGCGGGGAGCTGCTGGGTCTCCACTCCACATGCTCCACTTTCTGCGAGgcctttcttgtctttttctcatgtttctctgtgtttttttctgtcgcctttGCGAGTTCATTCgatgtctttcctctctctaaCGTGACTCCCGGGGAGCGTTTGACAGTTGTCTTGGCCGCCGCATTCGAGTTGTTCTCTCTCACGCTGCCGGATCTGCGAGACTTCCTTGCCTCAGCTTCCCTCTCGACTTGACTCGTCGGCAATGGCGACGACAGTCGACGCCGCATCAGCTGCTTCGCGGACCATCTCGGCGAtcttcagagaaaaacgttCTTTCTGGAGATCAAATTCCAGTGTGGCGACAACTTGCCCTCCTTCCGTTCGTCCTTTGTCACACTCTTCATCTtgttcttcttgctcttcttctttctcttgttcttctttctcgccgtctgcttctgtgcGTGCCTCCGCGCTGGCCTGGTatgttttcttgttctctttcgctgcgTCTGCGAGGCGCTGCGGTCCGGGGCGCGGCGTCTTCCGCTGGACCTTGTTTGGCGTCCGCTCTCGCCAGACGAGGATTTTCCGGACAGGGCAGACGAGGCGCGAGGTGGAGGTGAGGAAGGCAGCGGTCcactcttctgcttctcggagGCGCCAGCAGGGCGCAGATTCCGAGATAAAaatctcttccttctccaacAGCTTCAACACCAACGCGCGAACGGTCCCCGGGAGACAGCGCGCAGCGTCGCCAGCAAACAGGCGATTCTGAGAGGCGCTGTAGACGAAGAAATTACTGCTTAAACCTAAGTtgagcgaaagagacacgaaaagATGCGAAGCAAAAGAAGCAATGAAGCGACAGGCGAAAGCAACGCGAGACAAGAACTCCAAGAAACCACGGACTGAAGCGCGCGAGGCCAGAAGAGTCCAGAAGAGCGACAACGAGAAGAAATGCCgtcggggaagaagaaggtgaccCAGAGAGGAGCCAACAACCACCGTGCGGCATAAAGGCAGACAGACACGAAAGCAgatgaaagaaaaaaaagaaaaaggagaaggaggaacagcaggagagaaagaagagaaggaggaaagaacaaacaagccgggagagagaaaggagacgagatagaagggagagaagaggaagcagaagggagagcaGGCGAACTGTGGGATGtagagcagagagggagaacgacaagaagagagatgagaCCAGCAacaaacaggagaaagagaagtcgaACCGGCAGACTTCCCCCCAAAAGAAAACATTTCTTTCGCATGCTTtcctgtcgtctctctctcaccttcaAGAATCTCCTGGGACGTATTCATCAACAGGACTTCTTCAATTTTCTCTCCAGTGGTCTCCTCGGCAGCGCGAGCGAACGAAAGAAgtcgttctttctcctcgaccCAGTTCGTCGCCTTGGTCTGCGCATTGCCTCGGCCTTCATGCAGCACAGCAAGAACAACGCAGCCTCTCgccgcgttttcttccgacatacacggagaggaagaagaagagacagaagaagacgaagaaggtgaaggtggagaggaagaagaacgagcgtgagaggcagaagcaaagACTGGACCGCAGAGCGGCACAGAAGCCTCACGCAGAGGCTCCGCATACACCAAAAGGCAtaccacagaagaagaggagacagaagaagaggagacagaagaagaggagacagaagaagaggagacagaagaagaggagagagaagaagaggagacagaagaagaggagagagaagaagagagagaagaagaagaggagagagaagaggagagagaagaagagagagaagaagaagaggagagagaagaggagagagaagaagagagagaagaagaggagagagaagaagagagagaagaagaggagagagaagaggagagagaagaagagagagaagaagaggagagagacgagggaggaggttcagcgagagacgacgaggt from Toxoplasma gondii ME49 chromosome VIIa, whole genome shotgun sequence carries:
- a CDS encoding hypothetical protein (encoded by transcript TGME49_281500), giving the protein MTANNTAVSFQKLSTTSSALSSSLLSSSGSVMPVRISQTEFLGCFPSSAYTVCRTISRRCHMFLLRSHLSRLAASFYSKEREHPLLSVDGRDGCSSSYVLSRSTATGLGEEKAEVEETELRRTTESALLPSHEDIAVALTDSLKTLLRYASRLHDPSFFPTAAPSFTSSPVNASSSASSSASSSVSPTAPQLASDWRFSVVVVRLSLARLARLLYSLRERGATRKPFQEGRQNTDDKEGRNSTTIRQTRSRRLAFEECDGEEMATQTATQTADGPTRAAENSAKGENRKEKNDSQRDEADALVQNGRCTEPRRDGSESLLYWTVITPKSPACEAKERDRGNCVRHDGEDRALNGRSTRSLQNSFSSSFSETPTVLQTTCLPIETPSAAPFSPFSSANPICPSTSSSLAEPPPSSLSSSSLSSSLSSSLSSSSLSSSLSSSSLSSSLSSSLSSSSSLSSSLSSSLSSSSSLSSSLSSSSVSSSSLSSSSVSSSSVSSSSVSSSSVSSSSVVCLLVYAEPLREASVPLCGPVFASASHARSSSSPPSPSSSSSVSSSSSPCMSEENAARGCVVLAVLHEGRGNAQTKATNWVEEKERLLSFARAAEETTGEKIEEVLLMNTSQEILEGLSSNFFVYSASQNRLFAGDAARCLPGTVRALVLKLLEKEEIFISESAPCWRLREAEEWTAAFLTSTSRLVCPVRKILVWRERTPNKVQRKTPRPGPQRLADAAKENKKTYQASAEARTEADGEKEEQEKEEEQEEQDEECDKGRTEGGQVVATLEFDLQKERFSLKIAEMVREAADAASTVVAIADESSREGS